Within the Streptomyces sp. R41 genome, the region TCAGGTGGCCGAGGAACTCCCCCATGAACCGCACCTTCTCGTCCTGCCGCTCCGTCCCGACCTCACCCGAAGGCAGATACAGGCTGGCGACGGTGACGCCGGGCAGATCGGCCTCGCCGTAACGCCCACTGGAGTCGAACTCCTCGGAGCCGAACCCGACCCGCACGCGATCGGGCTCGCGGCGCGTATAGAGGGACACACCGGCACGCCCCTTGGCGGCTGCCGGAGCATGCACGACATGCCACCCCTCGGGCGCGCGCACCTCCTCAGGCAGCTGCCCGGGCTCGGCCCGCACCTCCTGGAGGCACAGCACGTCCGCGGAGGTCCCCGCGAGCCACTCCACGAAGCCCTTCTTCGCGGCGGCCCGGAGCCCATTCACATTCACAGAGGTAACAGTCAGCACCAGGGCACGATACTTAACCCCTACCCCCAATCCTACGCATAGATGTACGGTTAACCGCATGAATATCCGCCGGGTCCCCTTCGACCACCCCGACGCCGTCAAGCTCAACGACCAGGTGCAGGCCGAATACGCCGAGCGCTACGAGGATGAGGGTGACGTCACCCCCCTCGACGCCTGGATGTTCGCCCCACCGCTCGGGCTCTACCTGATCGCGTACGACGAACGGGACCGCCCGGTCGCCACGGGCGGCTGGCGCGCCCAGGACGAGAACGACGAGGGCTACTCGGACGGCGACGCCGAACTCAAGCGCATGTACGTGATCCCCGAGGCCCGCGGTCTCGGCCTCGCCCGCCGCATCCTGGCCGCCCTCGAGTCGGACGCCCGCGCGGCCGGCCGTACCCGCATGGTCCTGGAA harbors:
- a CDS encoding exodeoxyribonuclease III produces the protein MLTVTSVNVNGLRAAAKKGFVEWLAGTSADVLCLQEVRAEPGQLPEEVRAPEGWHVVHAPAAAKGRAGVSLYTRREPDRVRVGFGSEEFDSSGRYGEADLPGVTVASLYLPSGEVGTERQDEKVRFMGEFLGHLKGLRERAAADGREVVVCGDWNIAHQEADLKNWRGNKKNSGFLPEERAWMGQVFDAGDGGYVDVVRALHPDVEGPYSWWSYRGRAFDNDTGWRIDYQVATSGLAGKAVKGFVERAATHGERWSDHAPVTVVYDL
- a CDS encoding GNAT family N-acetyltransferase; amino-acid sequence: MNIRRVPFDHPDAVKLNDQVQAEYAERYEDEGDVTPLDAWMFAPPLGLYLIAYDERDRPVATGGWRAQDENDEGYSDGDAELKRMYVIPEARGLGLARRILAALESDARAAGRTRMVLETGAKQPEAVALYTSSDYSPCAKFGHYRFHELSLCYAKAL